One stretch of Candidatus Omnitrophota bacterium DNA includes these proteins:
- a CDS encoding DUF1573 domain-containing protein, which produces MRRIFLFLVFFPLILGGCAQSRQNLLAPLQTADNYSWDFGKRQEGEVLKHAFTFKNDSKQTIKINEVNTSCGCTVSKVEKKVLLSGEATAIEVQFNTKGYSGSVQQYVYVHTDDFDNPVLRFIIKAEIVK; this is translated from the coding sequence TTGCGCAGGATTTTCCTGTTTTTAGTATTTTTTCCCCTTATCCTGGGGGGCTGCGCGCAAAGCCGGCAAAATCTGCTGGCCCCTTTGCAAACTGCTGATAATTATTCCTGGGATTTTGGCAAGAGACAGGAAGGCGAAGTCTTAAAACACGCCTTTACCTTTAAAAATGACTCCAAACAAACCATAAAGATAAATGAGGTAAATACTTCCTGCGGCTGTACTGTTTCTAAAGTAGAAAAAAAAGTTCTTTTATCCGGCGAGGCTACCGCGATAGAGGTTCAGTTTAATACCAAGGGTTATTCCGGGTCCGTGCAGCAGTATGTATATGTCCATACCGATGATTTTGACAATCCCGTTTTAAGGTTTATCATTAAGGCGGAAATCGTAAAATAA
- the lsrF gene encoding 3-hydroxy-5-phosphonooxypentane-2,4-dione thiolase, whose translation MDWGMKNRMQRIFKEDGKAVMLAIDHGYFLGPVSKLEEPRKAIEPLIPYADSLMLTRGMLRNCIDPKYNIPAVLRVSGGNSIIGKDLSNEGITVSFEDALRLNAAAVAISVYVGTDHENQTLINLTRLIDEGQKYGIPVLAVTAVGKELEKRDARYLSLACRIAAELGAHIVKTYYCENFEAVIKSCFVPIVIAGGPKLKNEFDVLKMAYEAIAQGAKGVDMGRNIWQSRWPVAVISAIRSIVHEKASLKKAYNLFNSLKNKGN comes from the coding sequence TATTTTTTAGGGCCGGTAAGCAAGCTGGAAGAGCCGCGTAAGGCCATCGAACCGCTTATCCCCTATGCGGACTCGCTCATGCTGACCAGGGGGATGCTGCGTAATTGCATTGACCCTAAATATAATATTCCGGCTGTCCTACGGGTTTCAGGGGGCAATAGCATTATAGGTAAAGACCTCTCTAATGAAGGCATTACCGTTTCTTTTGAAGATGCGCTGAGGTTGAATGCGGCGGCAGTAGCTATATCCGTATATGTAGGCACGGATCACGAAAATCAAACCTTAATCAATTTAACCAGGCTCATCGACGAGGGCCAGAAATACGGCATCCCGGTTTTAGCGGTTACTGCTGTGGGTAAAGAATTAGAAAAGCGCGACGCCCGTTATCTTTCTTTAGCCTGCCGTATTGCCGCAGAACTAGGCGCGCATATAGTCAAGACATACTATTGCGAAAATTTTGAAGCAGTAATCAAGTCCTGCTTTGTCCCGATAGTTATTGCCGGCGGGCCTAAATTAAAAAATGAATTCGATGTTTTAAAAATGGCCTATGAGGCGATAGCACAGGGCGCTAAGGGCGTGGATATGGGCAGGAATATCTGGCAGTCACGTTGGCCGGTGGCGGTGATTTCCGCCATACGCAGCATTGTCCACGAAAAAGCATCCTTAAAGAAGGCGTATAATTTATTTAACAGTTTGAAAAATAAAGGTAACTAG